In the genome of Phormidium ambiguum IAM M-71, the window AGACAGCATTTCCAGCAATGATGTATTAGGGGATACTATTAATGGATGGCAGTCAATGGCTTGTTCTGGGTTGGGGAAGTGCATATATGAAGAGAATAACTGAGCAGACGAGTCATGTATACTAGAGTAACTAAATTTACTTACTAAATATTTAAAGAATTGCTGATTTTTTTACGAATAACGCCAAGTACTAGTTTGTGGGTTTTGGTCGGTATTGGTAATGCTTAATCCGAGCAATTTTTTGGCTCCGACTATCTTACGTAACTAGCATAATACTTAGTAAAATTTCTAGGTACTTTGTTCTTGGCCAGTGCTTTAACACTACAAAGTACCTTTTGAAGATGATTTTTTGGTAAGTTCTCACAAAATAGAAAGATCTTCGGTAGCTCGCTGCATCTCTTAAGAGATCGTGCAATAATGATCCTTCTGTGACCTAACGATCGCGCTTCCATGCCTGAATATCCTCTGTCCCAAGAAGACCTCGCATCTGCCTTAGAAGGTATCAGCGATATCAACTTTCAACTCCCCGATCCTGAAGACGAACAAATTCCCGATCATGAATTTCAAGAACAGTTAGATACTGCTTGGCAAGTTTGCGATCGCTTCGATCTGCTAACCGAAATTTGGCGAGGACGCATTTTAAGGGCGATCCGTGACAGAGAAAAAAAACGCGGCGAAGGCAGAGGTAGCGGCTTTTTAAATTGGCTAAAAGAACGAGAAATTAGCAAAAGTCAGGCATATTCCTTAATTGAACTGGCTAATAGTGCCGATACCCTCCTAGAAGAAGGAAAACTAGATCCAAATGCGATCAGAAATTTTAGTAAACGTGCTTTTGTAGAAACAGCAAAGTCTTCTCCAGAAGTACAACAAATGGTGACAGAAGCAGCCCAAAAAGGCGATCGCATCACTCGCCGCGAAGTCCGTCAATTAACCGATGAATGGACAGCAATGAGTTCCGAACTCGTCCCCGAAGAAGTAAAAGCCAAAGTTGCCGATCATACCCTTCCTTCTCGCTACCTGACACCTTTGGTAAAAGAATTAGGTAAATTACCCGAATCTCATGTTAGTTTCCTGCAAGAAGAAGTTGCCGAAGAACCAACAGTAGATAAAGTAAAACAGATAACTTCTGATGCGCGGAATTTAGCCAAATATCTTGATGCCGCTGCTCAAGTTCAAGCAATTAATCAATCATCAATCGATGTAGAATTAGCATTAGAAGATGCCTTACGAGTTGGTTGTTTAAATACCGCTTCTGACTTAGTAAAACAAGCAGCACAACTAGAACAAACGATCGCCAAATTTTTCACAACTTGGAAACGTTTAGGCAGTTTAGCCGATCGACTTTACGTAGACACAGGCGCGAGTACACCACATTTGCGATCGCTCCTCTCCTGCATCGAACGTCTCTCCGGTGAAGTCATCGAAGTCCCCTTAGATGACGAAGGGCAACAAATTGTTCGCCTCAGAATTCTCAGTTAGGCAGAAGAGGTAGGGAGCAGGGGAGCAGGGGAGCAGAGGGGCAGGGGAGCAGGGGAGACAAGGAGAATTTTATCTTTCTTCCCTTCTGCCTTTCTTTCCTTCTGCCTTTCTTTCCTTCTGCCTTCTGCCTTCTGCCTTCTGCCTTTCTTCCCTCTGCCTGCTGCCTTTCTTCCCAGTCCCTAATTCTTAATTCCCGTAGTAGCAATACCCCGAATAAATTGCTTTTGTCCTACTAAGAAAAGTAATACAACTGGCACAGTAGCAATTACCACAGCAGCCATTAACAAAGGCCAATTATTCGTAAATTGTTCTTGAAACTCTGCCAAAGCCAACTGTATTGTTCTTAACTCAGGTCGAGTCGTAAAAACCAAAGGTTTAAACAAATCATTCCACTCACCTATAAAAGTGAACAAAAACAAAGTTACCAAAGCAGGACGCGACAAAGGAATCATCAAATTCCAGAGAATTTGTAGCCGATTTGCACCATCCAAAGCAGCAGCTTCTTCCAATTCTATAGGTACAGTTTGAAAATATTGCCGCATTAAAAAAATCCCAAAACCGCTAGCAGCAGTTGGTAAAATTAACGCCCAATAAGTATTAATTAAATGTCCCCATTTCAGCACCAAAAAAATAGGAATTACTAATAATTGAAAAGGAATTACCAAAGTAGCCAAAATAATTATTAGCAAAGCTTGGCGACCACGAAATCGCAATCTAGCCAAAGCATAACCTGCCAAAGCTGATGTCACAACCTGAAATGCCGTTACTGCCAAAGCCACCAAAGTAGAATTAGCAAACGCCAGCAAAAAATTGCCTCGCCGCCACGCTTCCTGGTAATTCTCAAAAGTTAGTTTAGCTGGCAAGCCACTACTAGGAATCGCCCCTGGAAGAGCAAAGGAAGTCAAAAAAACCACCAGCAAGGGTAGTAAGACCAGGAAAGCACCAAAAACCAGCAAAACTGGGTTTAACCATGCCAGAATAGGGATCGGGAAATTCGGTGTAGTAGTCGGCTGAGATTCAGGTTGATTCATAAGTAAAGTCAGTATAGAAACATTTTTTAGGTATCGATTTTCTGAACATTGAGCAAATAACTGAATAGTTGCCTACAATAACAGACTAGGTATTAACTACAGCGATCGTACCCAGGCTAGATATCAGTTTGGCAGATTGCAGTTAATGATAAAGTAAGTCGAATCATGACTTGGCGAGAAAAATCAGTGATTTCTGGTGATTCTGGTAAATTGTATCTAATAATGCAGGGTAGCTTTTATCGCCCTAAATCTCAGCCTCTTGTCGATTTCGGTTCGCGTAGCGTGCGCGTAGCGCATATCGACCAATATCTACCATATCTACCAATTAAAGTCGAGGAGACAAGTTACTTATGCCGCAGCTTGAAGCCAGTGCAGAACTAGACTTTCACAGCGAGAACTATAAAGACGCTTACAGCCGGATTAATGCGATCGTAATAGAAGGCGAACAAGAAGCCCACGAAAATTATATTCAACTGGCGGAACTGCTACCGGATCACAAGGAAGAGTTAATTCGACTTTCCAAAATGGAAAGTCGCCATAAGAAAGGATTTGAAGCTTGTGGTCGTAATCTCCAAGTGACACCGGACATGGTATTTGCCCGTGAGTTCTTTGCCAAAC includes:
- a CDS encoding carbohydrate ABC transporter permease, which translates into the protein MNQPESQPTTTPNFPIPILAWLNPVLLVFGAFLVLLPLLVVFLTSFALPGAIPSSGLPAKLTFENYQEAWRRGNFLLAFANSTLVALAVTAFQVVTSALAGYALARLRFRGRQALLIIILATLVIPFQLLVIPIFLVLKWGHLINTYWALILPTAASGFGIFLMRQYFQTVPIELEEAAALDGANRLQILWNLMIPLSRPALVTLFLFTFIGEWNDLFKPLVFTTRPELRTIQLALAEFQEQFTNNWPLLMAAVVIATVPVVLLFLVGQKQFIRGIATTGIKN